In Candidatus Desulfofervidus auxilii, one genomic interval encodes:
- the surE gene encoding 5'/3'-nucleotidase SurE: protein MRLLFTNDDGIFAPGLYALYKVFKKTHKVYVVAPESEQSAVGHAITLSNPLRVKQVYRNGTFYGHAVNGTPADAVKIGVNELLDSPPEMVISGINLGPNVGINVLYSGTVSAATEAAILNIPSIAVSLDTYEKTDFTSAAIITKKLVKKLLKMKWPKGISLNINIPALPLEKIKGIAFTRQATIPINDRFEKRTDPRHRVYYWEAGNGFLYSPEPGTDVYALRQGMVSITPIHHDLTHYVTLEAFIHNPPFNSV from the coding sequence ATGCGACTGCTTTTTACTAATGATGATGGAATCTTTGCCCCTGGTCTTTATGCTCTTTATAAGGTATTTAAAAAAACACACAAAGTTTATGTAGTTGCTCCTGAAAGCGAACAGAGTGCTGTAGGGCACGCCATTACTTTGAGTAATCCATTAAGGGTAAAACAGGTTTACAGAAATGGCACGTTTTATGGTCATGCGGTAAATGGAACTCCAGCAGATGCAGTTAAGATAGGAGTTAATGAATTACTAGATTCGCCACCAGAAATGGTAATCTCTGGTATAAATCTAGGACCAAATGTAGGTATAAATGTGCTTTATTCAGGTACTGTTTCTGCAGCTACAGAGGCAGCTATCTTAAACATCCCTTCTATCGCTGTTTCTCTAGATACTTATGAAAAAACCGATTTCACATCAGCAGCCATTATTACCAAAAAGCTAGTCAAAAAGTTATTAAAGATGAAATGGCCCAAAGGGATATCTTTAAATATCAATATCCCTGCCCTTCCTTTAGAAAAAATAAAAGGGATAGCCTTTACCCGTCAGGCTACTATACCTATAAATGATCGTTTTGAAAAAAGGACAGACCCCAGACATCGCGTGTATTACTGGGAAGCAGGAAATGGTTTCTTATATTCACCAGAACCAGGTACAGATGTTTATGCCTTAAGGCAGGGTATGGTGTCTATCACTCCCATCCACCACGATTTAACCCATTATGTTACTTTAGAAGCCTTTATCCATAATCCACCTTTTAATTCAGTTTAA
- a CDS encoding DUF3419 family protein, with protein MEDKTRVSRNSFQSKSGFDIDASPYILATDFPFLVWSGLDWKGKSVLIIANSGDNIITLWPLGVKNIVAVDIAKKACFVNELKRASLKILSFTEFLLLFAPNYRNNIFPLANPIEKKKLYLKLRHLLSDEAKDWLETQIGSTPFPNPSWQEAIFAPLIPHFSKKEGFYQAKQYLKFYPIINLPIELALEKIPEIFDIIYLSNIPEYIKQTLTPEKEPEIKPYLENLYKLAKEKLASGGKLMVYSFGSFKKNPDLLSPDIEICKNLGFIFKPIVFSFSTPLIKNSHFTHTLAIFEVN; from the coding sequence ATGGAAGATAAAACAAGAGTTTCACGAAATTCGTTTCAAAGCAAAAGTGGTTTTGATATAGATGCTTCCCCTTATATCCTGGCCACGGATTTCCCCTTTTTGGTTTGGTCAGGCTTAGATTGGAAGGGGAAATCTGTCCTCATTATTGCTAATTCTGGGGATAATATCATTACCCTTTGGCCATTGGGAGTTAAAAATATTGTAGCCGTGGATATTGCAAAGAAGGCTTGTTTTGTCAATGAACTCAAAAGAGCTAGCCTTAAAATTCTATCTTTTACAGAGTTTTTACTCCTATTTGCCCCCAATTATAGAAACAACATCTTTCCTTTAGCAAACCCTATAGAAAAAAAGAAATTATATCTTAAATTGCGTCATCTTCTTTCTGATGAAGCTAAAGACTGGCTTGAAACCCAGATAGGTTCTACACCATTTCCCAATCCTAGTTGGCAAGAAGCAATTTTTGCCCCTCTTATTCCCCATTTTTCAAAAAAAGAGGGTTTTTATCAGGCCAAACAATACTTAAAATTTTACCCTATTATAAATTTACCCATAGAATTAGCTTTAGAAAAAATCCCAGAGATTTTTGATATAATTTATCTTTCAAACATTCCTGAATATATCAAACAAACGTTAACTCCTGAAAAGGAGCCTGAAATTAAACCATATTTGGAAAATCTTTATAAATTAGCTAAAGAGAAATTAGCCTCAGGTGGAAAATTAATGGTTTATAGTTTTGGGAGCTTTAAAAAAAATCCGGATTTACTTTCCCCTGATATAGAAATTTGTAAAAACTTAGGGTTTATTTTTAAACCCATTGTCTTTTCCTTCTCCACACCTTTAATTAAAAATAGCCATTTTACTCATACTCTGGCTATTTTTGAGGTAAATTAA
- a CDS encoding AMP-dependent synthetase/ligase, with protein MHYLTTLKELFQQSVEKYPQATFLEIWDGEKYLSFTYQEIFVLIKKLVAGLANQGLKSGEKIALLGENSPGWVVCYLAIVCGGWIVVPLDKELKPKEIAKLIKFSDVKIIFVSQALYLKLERIKRNNYQIYIFNPFLKGDDDLSQLMVEEPPNLYIERVVKKDDLASIVFTSGTTGAAKGVMLTHYNFVSDILASMERIRLLHKDRLLLILPLHHTFSLTAGLFCPMCKGASIVIENNKNRVLKVFQEKHPSIFIAVPRVFELLYNRIEAEVKKQGNWEQWTKGISLVRKIKKYTGINIGKLVFSKLHKQLGGRIRLFVSGGAALPPAIAYKYFNLGLPLLQGWGMTELSPVGTILSYHKLRFYFTHYYEKRVASIGPPLDGLTIELIDVPERGLYANLGEKEGELVVTGPMLTPGYYKDEDANKTVFFSLNGQRWFKTGDVGKKDSEGNFYITGRSKYVIVTSEGKNVHPEEVEEALEQSPFIQESLVLGHKEHKKELVVALIVPHAQYLKQYLEQKNLSFTWENIYEIIYKEIKQNVQQIASYKWPCDFAITEYDENTGEFKAFEKTTTLKIKRDLYKFSSFYSYRSLKKGGWRKIFFKKL; from the coding sequence ATGCATTATTTAACCACCTTAAAAGAATTATTTCAACAGAGTGTTGAAAAATATCCTCAAGCTACTTTTTTAGAAATATGGGATGGAGAAAAATACTTAAGTTTTACTTACCAGGAAATTTTTGTTTTAATCAAAAAGCTGGTAGCAGGTTTGGCTAACCAAGGTCTAAAATCAGGAGAAAAAATTGCTTTATTAGGTGAGAATTCTCCTGGTTGGGTAGTATGTTATTTGGCTATTGTTTGTGGAGGATGGATAGTAGTTCCTTTAGATAAAGAATTAAAACCAAAAGAGATAGCTAAACTCATAAAGTTCTCTGATGTAAAAATTATTTTTGTTTCTCAAGCACTATATTTAAAATTAGAGAGAATAAAACGAAATAATTACCAAATTTATATTTTTAACCCCTTTTTAAAAGGAGATGACGACCTCTCCCAATTAATGGTTGAAGAACCCCCAAACCTTTATATTGAACGAGTGGTAAAAAAGGACGATTTGGCCTCTATTGTTTTTACTTCTGGCACCACAGGAGCAGCCAAGGGAGTGATGCTAACTCATTATAATTTTGTTAGTGATATTTTGGCCTCTATGGAGCGGATTCGTCTTTTACATAAAGACAGGTTATTACTAATACTTCCTTTACATCACACCTTTTCCCTTACTGCTGGGTTATTCTGCCCTATGTGTAAAGGGGCAAGTATAGTAATAGAAAATAACAAGAACAGGGTGTTAAAGGTCTTTCAAGAAAAACATCCATCAATCTTTATTGCTGTCCCCAGGGTCTTTGAACTTTTATATAACCGTATTGAAGCCGAAGTTAAAAAACAGGGTAACTGGGAACAATGGACAAAGGGGATTTCTTTAGTGAGAAAAATAAAGAAATATACTGGTATTAATATAGGAAAACTGGTTTTTTCTAAACTACATAAACAACTTGGAGGTAGAATAAGGTTGTTTGTTAGTGGAGGTGCTGCTTTACCACCGGCAATTGCTTATAAATATTTCAATCTTGGTTTGCCTCTCTTACAGGGATGGGGTATGACAGAGCTTTCACCTGTAGGGACTATACTTTCCTATCATAAACTACGTTTTTATTTCACTCATTATTATGAAAAGAGAGTAGCCTCCATTGGCCCTCCTTTAGATGGCCTTACCATTGAACTAATTGATGTGCCAGAGAGAGGACTTTATGCCAATTTAGGAGAAAAAGAAGGGGAGTTAGTAGTAACAGGTCCTATGCTTACTCCGGGGTATTATAAGGATGAAGATGCTAATAAAACGGTATTTTTTTCTTTAAATGGCCAAAGGTGGTTTAAAACCGGTGATGTGGGTAAGAAAGATAGTGAAGGAAACTTTTATATTACCGGTCGCAGTAAATATGTAATTGTCACTTCAGAAGGAAAGAATGTCCATCCAGAAGAAGTAGAAGAGGCTCTTGAACAAAGTCCTTTTATCCAGGAATCACTAGTGCTAGGACATAAAGAACATAAAAAAGAACTAGTTGTGGCTTTGATTGTGCCTCATGCCCAGTATTTAAAACAATATCTAGAACAAAAAAATCTGTCTTTTACTTGGGAAAATATCTATGAGATTATTTATAAAGAAATTAAACAAAATGTCCAACAAATTGCCAGTTATAAATGGCCTTGTGATTTTGCTATCACTGAATATGATGAAAACACAGGGGAGTTTAAGGCGTTTGAAAAAACTACCACCTTGAAGATTAAACGCGACCTGTATAAATTTTCTTCTTTCTATAGCTATCGGAGTTTGAAAAAAGGTGGATGGAGAAAGATTTTCTTTAAAAAATTGTAA
- the cas6 gene encoding CRISPR-associated endoribonuclease Cas6, whose protein sequence is MRIEINLSAETPLILPKSHNHLLQGFIYSLLDPLLRKRLHKEGYPYEKRRFKLFTFSRLLGKVKMFKEYFQFNPPLKLIISSPKDEILQSLAEGLLKSPEVILSKNTVYIDSINVAARSSFNHKVTIKMLSPITIRSTLYGADGSKKSYYYSPFEKEFCRLIKENLRKKYKIVFNKNLGHDFEFSIKPQKVPPSCEKIIIYKGTVIKAWMGIYEIKGNPEVIALSYDTGLGAKNSQGFGCWEKL, encoded by the coding sequence ATGAGAATAGAAATAAATCTTAGTGCAGAAACCCCTTTAATACTCCCAAAATCTCACAATCATCTCTTACAAGGATTCATTTATTCTCTACTTGACCCTTTATTAAGAAAGAGACTTCATAAAGAGGGCTATCCCTATGAAAAAAGGAGATTCAAGCTATTTACCTTTTCAAGACTTTTAGGGAAAGTAAAAATGTTTAAGGAATACTTTCAATTCAATCCTCCTCTTAAATTGATTATCTCTTCCCCGAAGGATGAAATTCTACAAAGTTTGGCTGAAGGCCTCTTGAAGTCGCCTGAAGTTATCTTAAGTAAAAACACAGTCTACATTGATTCTATAAATGTGGCCGCAAGGTCTTCTTTTAACCATAAAGTAACAATAAAAATGCTTTCTCCTATAACCATTCGCAGCACTCTTTATGGGGCAGATGGTTCTAAAAAGAGTTATTACTACTCGCCCTTTGAAAAGGAATTTTGCAGGCTTATAAAGGAAAATTTGAGAAAAAAATACAAAATAGTATTTAATAAAAATCTAGGTCATGATTTTGAATTTAGTATTAAGCCCCAAAAAGTCCCACCTTCTTGTGAGAAAATAATCATTTATAAGGGCACAGTCATAAAGGCATGGATGGGGATTTATGAAATTAAAGGGAATCCAGAAGTTATTGCCCTTTCATACGACACGGGCTTAGGAGCAAAAAACAGTCAGGGATTTGGATGTTGGGAAAAACTGTGA